A stretch of Mycobacterium sp. ITM-2016-00316 DNA encodes these proteins:
- the lnt gene encoding apolipoprotein N-acyltransferase codes for MADADTVDDAPAGTADTAAPGRGARIAGATWRALSGRLIRLAASVVAGVLLYLSFPPVGWWWAAFPSLALLGWVLTRRQTTRAGGFGYGLLFGLAFYLPLIPWVGLFVGTGPWLALSLLQALFPALFGLLAVTVRGLPGWPIWFAAEWAVQEWLKSSVPFGGFPWGVVAFGQAEGPLLPLAQLGGAPLVSVAVALVGFSLTALSLEIVMWWRRSHPSAEGSDAARPEAVLPGVIICVVLLATALVWPGIRQAGAGAGEHPSVTVAAVQGNVPRLGLDFNAQRRAVLDNHVAQTLKLAEDVRAGRAPQPMVVIWPENSSDIDPLRNTDAAAQISAAARAIRAPILVGTVLAAPGYTRDSPVATNTVLVWDPETGPQDRHDKRIIQPFGEYLPWRDFFRRFSSYADRAGYFLPGDGTGVVQAAGIPIGVATCWEVIFDRAVRDSVLNGAQLLAVPANNATFDAAMSAQQLAFARLRAVEHDRYVVVSGTTGISAVVAPDGHALATTEFFEPAYLDMAVRLKSNITFATDWGPAVQWALVGVGVAAVIAAMLHNGKFVRRRREAALRTPVGPQHRPTGQDSPDAGSEDERTA; via the coding sequence ATGGCTGACGCCGATACCGTCGACGACGCCCCTGCCGGTACCGCGGACACCGCTGCTCCCGGCCGCGGCGCCCGGATCGCCGGTGCCACTTGGCGTGCACTGAGCGGGCGGCTGATCCGGCTGGCCGCCTCGGTGGTCGCCGGCGTCCTGCTGTATCTCAGCTTCCCCCCGGTCGGCTGGTGGTGGGCGGCCTTCCCGTCGCTGGCCCTGCTCGGCTGGGTGCTCACCCGTAGGCAGACCACCCGGGCCGGTGGATTCGGCTACGGTCTGCTCTTCGGGCTGGCCTTCTACCTGCCGTTGATCCCGTGGGTGGGACTGTTCGTCGGGACCGGGCCCTGGCTGGCGCTGTCGCTGCTGCAGGCGCTGTTCCCGGCCCTGTTCGGTCTGCTCGCCGTCACCGTCCGCGGGTTGCCGGGCTGGCCGATCTGGTTCGCCGCGGAATGGGCGGTGCAGGAGTGGCTGAAATCGAGTGTGCCGTTCGGCGGCTTCCCGTGGGGTGTCGTCGCCTTCGGGCAAGCCGAGGGGCCGCTGCTGCCGCTCGCACAGCTCGGGGGCGCCCCGCTGGTATCCGTCGCGGTGGCGCTGGTCGGGTTCAGCCTGACCGCGCTGAGCCTGGAGATCGTGATGTGGTGGCGGCGCAGCCACCCGAGCGCCGAGGGCTCGGATGCGGCCCGGCCGGAGGCGGTGCTGCCGGGCGTGATCATCTGCGTGGTGCTGCTGGCCACCGCACTGGTGTGGCCGGGGATACGGCAGGCCGGCGCGGGGGCAGGCGAACACCCGTCGGTGACGGTGGCCGCGGTGCAGGGCAACGTGCCACGGCTGGGGCTGGACTTCAACGCGCAGCGCCGCGCGGTGCTCGACAACCACGTCGCCCAGACCCTGAAACTGGCCGAGGACGTGCGGGCCGGTCGCGCGCCGCAGCCGATGGTGGTGATCTGGCCGGAGAACTCCTCCGATATCGACCCGTTGCGCAATACCGACGCCGCCGCGCAGATCTCGGCGGCCGCACGCGCCATCCGGGCCCCGATCCTGGTGGGCACGGTGCTGGCCGCCCCCGGCTACACCCGCGACTCCCCGGTGGCGACGAACACGGTGCTGGTGTGGGATCCCGAAACCGGCCCGCAGGACCGCCACGACAAACGGATCATCCAGCCGTTCGGTGAGTACCTGCCCTGGCGGGACTTCTTCCGCAGGTTCTCGTCCTACGCCGACCGCGCCGGCTATTTCCTGCCCGGCGACGGCACCGGCGTCGTGCAGGCTGCCGGCATCCCGATCGGGGTGGCCACCTGTTGGGAGGTGATCTTCGACCGGGCCGTCCGCGATTCCGTGCTCAACGGGGCCCAGCTGCTCGCGGTACCCGCCAACAACGCCACCTTCGACGCGGCCATGAGCGCCCAGCAGTTGGCGTTCGCCCGGCTGCGGGCCGTCGAGCACGACCGGTACGTGGTGGTGTCGGGGACCACCGGGATCAGCGCCGTAGTCGCCCCCGACGGCCATGCGCTGGCCACCACGGAGTTTTTCGAACCGGCCTACCTGGACATGGCGGTGCGGCTGAAATCGAACATCACCTTCGCCACCGACTGGGGCCCCGCCGTGCAATGGGCGCTGGTCGGAGTCGGCGTTGCGGCTGTGATCGCCGCCATG